A single genomic interval of Seriola aureovittata isolate HTS-2021-v1 ecotype China chromosome 10, ASM2101889v1, whole genome shotgun sequence harbors:
- the tead1a gene encoding transcriptional enhancer factor TEF-1a, with protein MERSSWSGSESPGEDMDRLSDSGGDKTMDGDPEGVWSPDIEQSFQEALAIYPPCGRRKIILSDEGKMYGRNELIARYIKLRTGKTRTRKQVSSHIQVLARRKSREFQSKLKDQNAKEKALQSISSMSSAQIVSATAIHSKLLPGIVRASFPGNPQLWQGMIPGGQSSSTTEDIKPFSQQAYNVQTAGTTTISAYEPPTTAQTHREPAWQGRSIGTTKLRLVEFSSFLETQRDQEAYNKHLFVHISQSSPSYSDPLLECVDIRQIYDKFPEKKGGLKELFGKGPQNAFYLIKFWADLNYNVQDDPAAFYGVTSQYESSENMTITCSTKVCSFGKQVVEKVETEYARFENGRFVYRISRSPMCEYMINFIHKLKHLPEKYMMNSVLENFTILLVVSNRDTQETLLCMACVFEVSNNEHGAQHHIYRLVKE; from the exons ATGGAGCGCAGTAGCTGGAGCGGCAGTGAGAGTCCCGGGGAGGACATGGACAGACTGAGTGACTCCGGAGGGGACAAGACCATGGACGGGGACCCCGAGGGGGTCTGGAGCCCCGACATCGAGCAGAGCTTCCAGGAGGCCCTGGCCATCTACCCGCCCTGTGGAAGGAGGAAGATTATACTGTCGGATGAGGGAAAGATGTACG GCCGAAATGAGCTCATAGCCAGATACATCAAGCTCCGAACGGGCAAGACGCGGACGAGGAAACAG gtaTCCAGTCATATTCAGGTCTTAGCCAGAAGAAAATCCAGGGAGTTTCAGTCCAAACTAAAG GACCAGAATGCCAAGGAGAAAGCTCTGCAGAGCATCTCCTCCATGTCCTCGGCTCAGATCGTCTCAGCCACTGCCATACACAGCAAGCTCCTGCCTGGAATAGTACGGGCCAGCTTCCCTGGCAACCCGcag ctgtggcAGGGGATGATCCCTGGGGGACAGTCCAGCTCCACCACAGAAGA caTCAAGCCGTTCTCTCAGCAGGCCTACAATGTGCAGACAGCAGGGACCACCACAATCTCAG CCTACGAGCCTCCCACTACagcccaaacacacagagagccaGCGTGGCAGGGTCGCTCTATCGGCACCACCAAACTACGACTGGTGGAGTTTTCATCTTTcctggagacacagagggacCAGGAGGCa tacAACAAGCACCTATTTGTGCACATCAGCCAGAGCAGTCCGAGCTACAGCGACCCACTGCTGGAGTGTGTGGACATCAGACAGATCTACGACAAGTTCCCCGAGAAGAAGGGCGGCCTCAAGGAGCTGTTCGGCAAGGGCCCACAAAACGCTTTCTACCTGATCAAGTTCTGG GCGGACCTGAACTATAATGTGCAGGACGACCCCGCGGCCTTCTACGGTGTGACCAGCCAGTACGAGAGCTCGGAGAACATGACCATCACCTGCTCCACCAAGGTCTGCTCTTTCGGCAAGCAGGTGGTTGAGAAAGTGGAG acggAGTATGCGCGGTTTGAAAACGGGCGTTTCGTCTACAGAATCAGTCGCTCTCCGATGTGTGAATACATGATCAACTTCATCCACAAGCTCAAACACCTGCCTGAGAAATACATGATGAACAGCGTGCTGGAGAACTTCACTATTCTGCTG gtggtGAGCAACAGAGACACTCAGGAGACCTTGCTGTGTATGGCGTGTGTGTTCGAGGTGTCCAACAACGAGCATGGAGCACAGCACCACATCTATCGACTCGTCAaggaataa